In the Nitrospirota bacterium genome, one interval contains:
- the cas3 gene encoding CRISPR-associated helicase Cas3' — protein sequence MKQFYAHSVDGKPVDEWHLLEEHLKGTAELAKSFADAFGSGEWGYLAGLWHDVGKYSENFQKMLLASIDAHIETKSGRVDHSTAGAIHSVVKFNTPGRIFSYLIAGHHAGLADWQTAEAGNRSLIHRLQNEDLLKKALESNIPQEITDQSLPKQKFRTSDGHALWIRMLYSCLVDADFLDTEAFLDPDKSKARKGYPSLNKLQPLFETYMERKQANADDTAVNKQRTEILRQCTMKATHAPAMFTLTVPTGGGKTLSSMAFALRHAGEHGKRRIIYVIPYTSIIEQTADQFRDIFKDAIVEHHSNVDISDEGHETTKSRLACENWDAPVIVTTSVQFFESLFANRSSRCRKLHNIANSIVVLDEVQLFPPEYLNPILHTMKELHKNYDVTFVLSTATQPAFGEHKSFDFNFEGLGSTVEIMESPVALHKAFKRVEIHVPDNLLTSRSWEDLAKELTQHSSVLCIVNRRDDCRTLYELMPEGTFHLSALMCGAHRSKVISQIKQRLKDKLPTRVISTQLVEAGVDLDFPVVYRAIAGLDSIAQASGRCNREGLLDKGSVVVFVPPSKIPIGYLRQAANTSMMMLSDKTNDLLLPAMFEKFFKSLYWLQGENLDKYGILKDLAPDGELRFSFYTAAQKFKLIDDSQYAPVIVRYEEGERLIGMLKKLGTERWLMRKLQRYVVNLPRYVHTKLRNEGAIMEVHPGIFVQEYGAMYHNDLGFCADKSMIYEPDDLMC from the coding sequence GTGAAACAATTCTACGCCCACAGTGTTGACGGGAAGCCGGTTGATGAATGGCATCTGCTTGAGGAGCATCTGAAGGGGACGGCGGAACTTGCGAAATCATTTGCGGATGCGTTCGGGTCGGGGGAATGGGGGTATCTGGCGGGGTTGTGGCATGATGTGGGGAAGTATTCGGAGAATTTCCAGAAAATGCTTCTTGCCTCTATCGATGCTCATATTGAAACAAAATCTGGCAGGGTAGATCATTCCACCGCGGGGGCAATTCACTCTGTTGTAAAATTTAATACACCAGGAAGAATATTCAGCTATCTTATCGCTGGACACCATGCCGGCCTTGCTGACTGGCAAACTGCTGAAGCTGGCAACAGGAGTTTAATTCACCGTCTTCAAAATGAAGATCTACTCAAGAAAGCCCTCGAATCAAATATCCCGCAGGAAATCACGGACCAATCTCTTCCCAAGCAAAAGTTCAGAACCAGCGACGGGCATGCGCTATGGATCAGGATGCTATACTCCTGCCTTGTGGACGCTGACTTTCTTGATACAGAGGCGTTTCTTGATCCTGATAAATCAAAGGCACGCAAAGGTTACCCTTCACTGAATAAACTTCAGCCTCTTTTTGAAACTTATATGGAGAGGAAACAGGCTAATGCTGATGATACCGCTGTAAACAAACAACGGACAGAGATATTACGGCAATGTACTATGAAGGCAACTCACGCGCCTGCAATGTTTACATTGACAGTTCCAACGGGCGGCGGGAAGACTCTTTCGTCAATGGCGTTTGCCTTGCGTCATGCAGGGGAACACGGTAAGAGGCGCATTATTTATGTCATCCCCTACACGAGTATTATTGAACAGACAGCCGACCAATTCAGAGACATTTTCAAAGATGCAATTGTAGAGCATCACAGCAACGTTGACATATCGGATGAAGGCCACGAGACAACAAAAAGCAGGCTTGCCTGTGAAAACTGGGACGCTCCGGTTATCGTGACAACGTCGGTTCAATTCTTTGAATCACTTTTTGCCAATCGCTCAAGCCGTTGCCGTAAGCTCCACAACATTGCAAATAGCATTGTGGTTCTTGATGAGGTGCAGCTTTTCCCGCCTGAATATCTCAATCCTATTCTCCATACGATGAAAGAGCTTCACAAAAATTATGATGTAACTTTTGTCCTGAGCACGGCTACTCAGCCTGCCTTTGGTGAACACAAATCATTTGATTTTAACTTTGAGGGGCTGGGGTCAACAGTTGAGATTATGGAAAGTCCCGTTGCTTTACATAAGGCATTCAAACGCGTTGAAATCCATGTGCCTGACAATCTTCTGACTTCCCGCTCATGGGAAGACCTTGCAAAAGAACTTACTCAACATTCGTCTGTCCTGTGTATCGTCAACAGACGCGACGACTGCCGGACGCTTTATGAGCTAATGCCGGAAGGGACATTTCACCTCTCTGCTCTCATGTGCGGAGCGCATCGGTCAAAAGTCATTTCACAAATAAAACAGCGTCTCAAGGATAAACTACCTACGCGCGTAATCAGTACCCAGCTTGTGGAGGCAGGCGTTGATCTCGATTTCCCCGTTGTATACCGGGCTATTGCCGGGCTTGATTCCATTGCACAGGCTTCGGGAAGATGCAACAGGGAAGGACTTCTTGATAAAGGAAGTGTTGTAGTTTTTGTTCCGCCGAGCAAAATACCTATTGGTTATCTAAGGCAAGCGGCAAATACCAGTATGATGATGCTATCCGATAAAACAAACGATCTGCTTTTACCAGCTATGTTTGAGAAGTTTTTCAAATCACTCTACTGGCTGCAAGGGGAAAATCTTGATAAATACGGTATCCTGAAAGACCTTGCTCCTGATGGAGAACTTCGGTTTAGCTTTTATACTGCCGCTCAGAAGTTTAAGTTGATTGATGATTCACAGTACGCTCCAGTAATTGTACGCTATGAGGAAGGAGAGCGATTGATAGGGATGTTAAAGAAACTTGGTACCGAGCGGTGGCTGATGAGGAAGCTACAAAGATATGTTGTGAATTTGCCGAGATATGTTCACACGAAACTTCGTAACGAAGGCGCTATCATGGAAGTTCACCCGGGGATTTTCGTTCAGGAATACGGCGCAATGTATCATAATGATCTTGGTTTCTGCGCTGATAAATCAATGATCTATGAGCCGGATGATTTGATGTGTTAG